A region of Emys orbicularis isolate rEmyOrb1 chromosome 20, rEmyOrb1.hap1, whole genome shotgun sequence DNA encodes the following proteins:
- the PSENEN gene encoding gamma-secretase subunit PEN-2 produces the protein MNLERVPNEEKLNLCRKYYLGGFALLPFLWLVNVLWFCREAFLAPAYTEQPQIKSYVQRSAVGLLFWVVVLTTWVTIFQTHRARWGELGDYLSFTIPLGIP, from the exons ATGAACCTGGAGCGGGTCCCCAACGAGGAGAAGCTCAACCTGTGCCGGAAATACTACCTGG GCGGCTTTGCCCTTCTGCCCTTCCTCTGGCTGGTCAACGTGCTGTGGTTCTGCCGCGAGGCCTTCCTGGCGCCCGCCTACACCGAGCAGCCGCAAATCAAGAGTT ACGTCCAGCGTTCGGCCGTGGGGCTGCTGTTCTGGGTGGTCGTGCTGACCACATGGGTCACCATCTTCCAGACACACCGGGCCCGCTGGGGCGAGCTGGGCGACTACCTGTCCTTCACCATTCCGCTAGGCATCCCCTGA